The following coding sequences are from one Leptospira mayottensis 200901116 window:
- the dxs gene encoding 1-deoxy-D-xylulose-5-phosphate synthase gives MQQESTLLDRIDYPADLRNIPLEKLPQVCKEVRNYIIDTLSGVGGHFASNLGVVELTVALHYVFNTPKDRLIWDVGHQTYPHKILTGRKDRLKTVRKFNGLSGFPKREESPYDLYNTGHAGTSISQALGEAAARDLTKGEDYSVVAIIGDASIATGMALEAMNHAGHLKKDMIVILNDNYMSISKNVGSISNYLNNIITSHFYNHWKRVFYTFLKWLPIIGPATERFFKRVEKGFKDVLTPGGLFEDLGFGYIGPEDGHDVVRLVNMLEKVKKMKGPILLHLITQKGKGYDPAERDPIKYHGVTPFRKEDGAMDSGDSSKIAYSKIVGKMLSILTETNPKIAAITPAMIEGSGLKEYAEKYPDHLFDVGIAEQHSVAFAGAMTNGSIIPYMCIYSTFLTRAMDQLVQDVSLMNLPVRFVIDRAGCVGPDGETHQGFFDLGYLLGLPNMDVFVPSNGQDMIDSLRWMETYDKAPIAIRFPKASVDLKTLDFYKEVDLRPGTFRVLKRGTDLALLSIGSMIDEAKKATEILESAGFSVTLIDLIWLRPLGVETLNEELSGVRHFVIIDESYVDAGASGYLLNRILPENLSKYVKTFGFPPEPIHHGERKEIIQTYKLDGTSIAELVADVLKKNLIKP, from the coding sequence ATGCAACAGGAATCAACTCTGCTGGATAGGATCGACTATCCGGCCGACCTCAGAAACATACCGTTGGAAAAACTTCCTCAGGTCTGTAAAGAGGTTCGAAATTACATCATTGATACTCTATCAGGAGTAGGCGGACATTTTGCGAGCAATCTGGGAGTCGTGGAGCTTACGGTAGCGCTTCATTACGTATTTAACACGCCGAAGGATCGACTGATCTGGGATGTGGGCCATCAAACGTATCCGCATAAGATTCTCACCGGAAGAAAGGACAGACTCAAAACCGTACGAAAATTCAACGGGCTTTCCGGGTTTCCAAAAAGGGAGGAATCCCCTTACGATCTCTATAACACGGGGCATGCGGGAACTTCGATTTCGCAGGCGCTCGGAGAAGCCGCGGCCCGAGATCTAACAAAGGGAGAAGATTACAGTGTAGTTGCCATTATCGGAGACGCGTCGATTGCGACCGGAATGGCTCTTGAAGCGATGAATCACGCTGGTCATTTAAAAAAGGACATGATAGTTATCTTAAACGATAATTACATGTCAATCTCGAAGAATGTGGGTTCCATCTCTAATTATCTTAACAACATCATTACATCTCATTTTTATAATCACTGGAAGAGAGTATTTTATACTTTTTTAAAGTGGTTGCCTATCATTGGGCCTGCGACCGAGAGATTTTTTAAAAGAGTGGAAAAGGGATTCAAAGACGTCTTAACGCCTGGAGGGCTATTTGAGGATTTAGGATTCGGATACATTGGGCCCGAAGACGGGCATGACGTGGTTCGACTCGTGAACATGCTTGAAAAAGTGAAAAAAATGAAGGGACCTATTCTGCTTCATCTAATCACGCAAAAGGGGAAGGGATATGACCCTGCGGAAAGGGACCCGATCAAGTATCATGGAGTCACACCGTTTCGAAAAGAAGACGGAGCGATGGACAGTGGAGATTCTTCCAAGATTGCATACAGCAAGATTGTAGGAAAGATGTTGTCAATTCTGACGGAAACAAATCCTAAGATTGCGGCGATCACGCCAGCTATGATCGAAGGGAGCGGGCTTAAAGAATACGCCGAAAAATATCCTGACCACCTTTTTGATGTGGGGATAGCAGAGCAACACTCCGTAGCGTTTGCCGGAGCAATGACGAACGGAAGTATCATTCCTTATATGTGTATCTACTCGACGTTTTTAACGAGGGCAATGGATCAGCTCGTCCAGGATGTATCATTGATGAATTTACCTGTTCGGTTTGTAATTGATCGTGCGGGATGTGTGGGGCCGGACGGGGAAACGCACCAAGGATTTTTCGATTTAGGATATCTGCTCGGTTTGCCGAACATGGATGTGTTTGTTCCGTCTAACGGACAGGACATGATCGATTCGCTTCGATGGATGGAAACATACGACAAGGCTCCGATTGCAATTCGATTCCCGAAGGCGAGTGTGGACTTGAAGACCTTGGATTTTTACAAAGAAGTCGATCTTCGACCTGGAACATTTCGAGTTCTCAAAAGAGGAACGGATCTTGCTCTTTTATCGATCGGGTCCATGATCGACGAAGCCAAAAAAGCGACCGAAATTCTGGAAAGTGCGGGTTTCAGCGTAACGCTCATTGATCTTATATGGTTACGACCACTTGGAGTGGAAACACTCAACGAAGAATTGTCTGGTGTGAGACATTTTGTGATAATAGACGAAAGTTATGTCGACGCGGGAGCTTCCGGATATCTGCTCAATCGAATTCTTCCTGAAAATTTATCGAAATACGTTAAAACGTTCGGGTTTCCGCCGGAGCCGATTCACCACGGAGAAAGGAAAGAAATTATCCAAACGTATAAGTTAGATGGAACATCGATTGCGGAACTCGTAGCAGACGTATTGAAAAAAAACTTAATCAAGCCATAA
- a CDS encoding adenylate/guanylate cyclase domain-containing protein, with protein sequence MSEIKFKITPFHIISIILGGMGIVFITFTAFFPSFSFNTEFLLGGFVLLLISSYPIYKFIEVNTSDKQKSGGIWLSMVVSFSMFFLYQVFTPLSELEESSVSWRFTLLRSGVNKSEKESEEGTIEYTRYNPPPGARQDIQIIGITTTSLEKLQGRWPLPWKYYANIIDIFKNTSNQLMFDIFFVDYKSGQTEEMAEALAKNSQVMFDYPMETSLESKSSILNLEKRIDLLRKFKLENVEDPGDIGTSWLKFPQPPIEPVAEKASGLGFANIKKDESGLNRRMPLVAKLLNAGPLRETEYYPSIDLIIACNYLGVDVKRDVEVVMGRYVKIKNIPQKTLTSFNRKTLKMETKDIMNRPNEDREIIIPIDKDGQMQINFPGGLYSFRAHEIFEAATEWNEETASQFQNTIFLVAMYYATGAGAAKDTHLSPFGDMSGIEHHAASINTILNQDFLFELPLWGEFLILILVGILGGFVQPRLKTWLAFLFFLVTAFIYSVGTLVNFSEFNLVHLYPTVVLEQLFIFIGLIGFRILTEEENVKYIRSTFSKFVSKDIVDELLKNPDNLNLGGSKRDITIFFSDIRGFTTMSEKMGPEELVQFLNQYLSEMTEIIIEFKGTIDKYMGDAIMAFWGAPVPLEDHAYYGCAAGLAQMKRLATLKEEWKSLDLPQMDIGIGLNSGPAVVGNMGSSHRMDYTCMGDTINLGSRLEGTNKEYGTHIIISEYTYEKVKDRVIARELDLIKVKGKTQPVRIYELLDLVNEDDLKLLRKPLQVN encoded by the coding sequence ATGAGCGAAATCAAATTTAAAATCACTCCATTCCACATTATTTCGATAATACTGGGGGGAATGGGGATTGTTTTCATAACATTTACTGCATTTTTTCCGAGCTTTTCATTCAACACAGAATTCTTGCTTGGAGGGTTCGTGTTGCTTTTGATCAGTTCGTATCCGATCTATAAGTTCATAGAGGTCAACACTTCGGATAAACAAAAGTCCGGAGGTATTTGGCTCTCGATGGTAGTCTCGTTTTCTATGTTTTTCCTATATCAGGTTTTTACGCCTCTCTCCGAGTTGGAAGAATCCTCCGTGTCTTGGAGATTTACATTGCTTAGATCCGGGGTGAACAAGAGCGAAAAAGAATCTGAAGAAGGAACGATTGAATACACGCGTTACAATCCGCCGCCTGGAGCAAGGCAGGACATACAGATCATAGGAATCACGACTACTTCCTTGGAAAAATTACAAGGAAGGTGGCCTTTGCCTTGGAAATATTATGCAAACATTATAGACATATTTAAGAACACGTCCAATCAGTTGATGTTCGATATTTTCTTTGTGGACTATAAGTCGGGGCAAACGGAAGAAATGGCTGAAGCCTTGGCGAAAAATTCGCAGGTCATGTTTGACTATCCGATGGAAACAAGTTTAGAGTCCAAGAGTTCCATTTTGAATTTGGAAAAACGGATTGATCTGCTTAGAAAGTTTAAATTAGAAAACGTGGAAGATCCGGGGGATATCGGAACATCTTGGTTGAAATTTCCTCAGCCTCCGATAGAGCCTGTGGCGGAAAAGGCGTCTGGATTAGGATTCGCGAATATTAAAAAAGACGAAAGTGGGCTCAATCGAAGAATGCCTCTTGTTGCGAAATTGTTGAATGCGGGTCCTTTAAGGGAAACGGAATATTATCCATCCATAGACTTAATTATAGCGTGTAATTATCTCGGCGTGGATGTGAAGAGAGACGTAGAAGTCGTGATGGGCAGATACGTCAAGATCAAGAATATTCCACAAAAGACCCTGACGAGTTTCAACCGTAAAACTTTGAAGATGGAAACTAAGGACATCATGAATCGGCCGAATGAAGATCGTGAGATCATAATTCCGATAGACAAAGATGGACAGATGCAGATCAATTTTCCGGGAGGGCTTTATTCATTCCGAGCGCATGAAATTTTCGAAGCGGCGACGGAGTGGAATGAGGAAACCGCGTCTCAATTTCAAAACACGATTTTTCTTGTCGCGATGTATTACGCGACTGGAGCTGGGGCGGCAAAAGATACGCATTTATCACCGTTTGGGGATATGTCCGGGATTGAACACCATGCGGCTTCGATCAACACGATTCTCAATCAAGATTTTCTCTTCGAGCTTCCGTTATGGGGAGAATTTCTAATTTTAATCCTTGTGGGAATATTGGGGGGATTTGTACAACCTCGATTGAAAACCTGGTTGGCGTTTCTGTTTTTCTTAGTGACTGCGTTCATCTATTCGGTTGGAACGCTCGTAAATTTTTCCGAATTCAACTTGGTGCATTTGTATCCGACTGTGGTATTGGAGCAGTTATTTATTTTTATCGGACTGATTGGATTTAGGATTTTAACGGAAGAGGAAAATGTGAAATATATTCGAAGTACGTTTTCCAAATTCGTATCTAAGGATATCGTGGATGAGCTACTCAAAAATCCGGACAACTTGAATCTAGGGGGATCCAAGCGAGACATCACGATCTTTTTCTCTGATATTCGAGGATTTACAACAATGTCGGAAAAAATGGGGCCGGAAGAACTGGTTCAATTTTTGAATCAATATCTTTCTGAGATGACGGAGATCATCATTGAATTTAAGGGAACGATTGATAAATACATGGGGGATGCGATCATGGCATTTTGGGGGGCGCCTGTGCCGTTAGAAGATCATGCTTACTATGGATGTGCGGCCGGGCTTGCTCAGATGAAAAGGCTTGCTACTTTGAAGGAAGAATGGAAGAGTTTGGATCTACCTCAAATGGATATCGGAATCGGACTCAATTCCGGACCTGCGGTTGTAGGAAACATGGGTAGTTCTCACAGGATGGATTACACCTGTATGGGAGATACGATCAATTTAGGATCTAGATTGGAAGGAACGAATAAGGAATACGGAACTCATATTATTATCTCTGAATACACTTATGAGAAGGTAAAGGACAGGGTCATCGCAAGAGAACTGGACTTGATTAAAGTGAAAGGAAAGACTCAACCTGTAAGAATCTACGAATTATTGGATTTAGTGAATGAGGATGACCTGAAACTATTAAGAAAACCTTTGCAGGTGAATTGA
- a CDS encoding DUF1564 family protein, protein MKNSSLKSELTFCSIRKSGNLCSFLIPENLVRTNQLQPKILRKTLHLLLSRWDEILIRKRFLGKRLAYARYQEKNLNLQKMNFRPFEEDWCKLGILAWGLGISRCLLFSLLLEWSIEGTPRKTKFYGAPTILKITREIRFSQKLLQSQIQLGRAHPI, encoded by the coding sequence ATGAAGAATTCCTCCTTAAAATCCGAGCTTACATTTTGTTCGATTCGTAAATCCGGTAACCTTTGCTCATTTTTAATTCCGGAAAACCTGGTTAGAACCAACCAGCTTCAACCGAAAATTCTCCGAAAAACCTTACACCTTCTTTTATCCCGTTGGGACGAAATCTTGATTCGGAAACGTTTTTTAGGGAAGAGACTGGCATATGCGAGATATCAAGAGAAAAATCTGAATCTACAAAAGATGAACTTTCGTCCTTTCGAAGAAGATTGGTGCAAACTGGGAATCCTTGCTTGGGGACTAGGGATTTCTCGATGTTTGTTATTTTCTCTGTTGTTAGAATGGTCAATAGAAGGAACCCCCAGAAAAACAAAATTCTATGGAGCTCCAACAATTTTGAAGATTACCAGAGAAATTCGCTTTTCACAAAAACTCCTACAAAGTCAAATTCAGCTGGGAAGGGCACACCCAATTTAA
- the trpA gene encoding tryptophan synthase subunit alpha: MSAISSVFSSDKSVFIPYISLGDPDYESCISWADALIRGGAGILELGIPFTDPVADGPVIQKAFKRALAYPFSMKKILEVTAEIHKLHPQTPLVYLTYFNPLYSMGLESFTESAKNSGIQGLIIPDLPFDTPEAEEFFSQLDRKKIDFIHLVTPATTSDRIQSMKSLASGFIYYVTSYGVTGERNILADGLEERIRMVRSKVGLPVCAGFGISTADQAKEISTYANGVIIGSAVQKIIEENGSNREVCISKLFMYASEIRASMK; the protein is encoded by the coding sequence TTGAGCGCCATCTCTTCCGTTTTTTCCTCCGATAAAAGTGTTTTCATTCCTTATATCTCTTTGGGAGATCCGGATTACGAATCCTGTATTTCTTGGGCGGATGCTCTGATTCGAGGTGGTGCTGGAATTTTAGAATTGGGAATTCCATTTACCGATCCGGTCGCAGATGGTCCGGTGATTCAAAAAGCTTTCAAACGAGCGTTGGCTTATCCTTTCTCCATGAAAAAAATTTTAGAGGTCACCGCAGAAATTCATAAACTACATCCACAAACTCCTCTCGTGTATTTAACGTATTTTAATCCACTTTATTCTATGGGCTTGGAATCTTTTACGGAAAGTGCCAAAAATTCGGGGATCCAAGGTTTGATCATTCCAGATCTTCCGTTTGATACCCCGGAAGCCGAAGAGTTCTTTTCTCAACTTGATCGAAAAAAGATCGATTTTATTCATCTTGTGACACCTGCAACTACAAGCGATCGAATTCAATCTATGAAATCTCTTGCATCTGGTTTTATTTACTATGTGACTTCCTACGGTGTGACCGGGGAACGGAATATTCTCGCGGACGGTTTGGAAGAAAGAATCCGAATGGTGCGTAGCAAAGTTGGTCTTCCGGTTTGCGCAGGGTTTGGAATTTCCACTGCGGATCAGGCTAAGGAAATTTCGACTTACGCGAACGGGGTGATTATCGGCTCTGCCGTACAAAAAATCATCGAAGAGAACGGCTCCAATCGAGAGGTTTGCATAAGCAAACTTTTTATGTATGCATCGGAAATTCGTGCTTCTATGAAATAA
- the trpB gene encoding tryptophan synthase subunit beta, whose protein sequence is MGKKRHSGKEGYFGEFGGRYSPEILHDALVELEAMYKKLRKNKRFHKELEYYRKNYIGRPSPLTYAERLSKAWSGARIWLKREDLNHTGAHKINNTIGQVLIAKAMGKTRIIAETGAGQHGVATATVGAMFQMETVVYMGEEDLRRQELNAIRMKMMGAKVVGVSSGTATLKDATSEAMRDWALNVSNTHYIVGSSIGPHPFPTIVRDFQSVIGIESRKQFKKVNGKLPNAVIACVGGGSNAIGMFYGFLKDRKVKLYGVEAGGYSTEPGYHSATIQFGRTGFLHGTKTLVIQDEFGQIVPAHSVSAGLDYPGVGPEHAYFHKSGRVTYENVDDEGALDSFLEVCQIEGIIPALETAHAFRFAKDLAKSMGKKEDILICLSGRGDKDVAEVARLRKGEFS, encoded by the coding sequence ATGGGAAAAAAACGTCATTCCGGAAAAGAAGGTTACTTCGGAGAATTCGGCGGTCGTTATTCTCCCGAAATTCTTCACGATGCGCTTGTGGAACTTGAAGCTATGTACAAAAAGCTTCGGAAGAACAAACGTTTTCATAAAGAACTCGAATATTATCGTAAGAATTATATTGGTCGTCCTTCTCCTCTTACTTATGCCGAACGTTTGTCAAAGGCCTGGAGCGGAGCTAGGATTTGGCTCAAACGCGAAGACTTAAATCATACAGGTGCACATAAGATCAACAATACGATCGGGCAAGTGTTGATCGCAAAGGCAATGGGCAAAACTCGAATCATTGCGGAAACCGGAGCGGGACAACATGGAGTGGCAACGGCGACAGTTGGTGCCATGTTTCAGATGGAAACAGTTGTTTATATGGGAGAAGAGGATCTTCGTCGTCAGGAACTCAACGCGATCCGAATGAAAATGATGGGTGCCAAAGTCGTAGGAGTTTCCAGTGGCACCGCGACTCTCAAAGACGCGACCAGCGAAGCCATGAGAGACTGGGCATTAAATGTTTCTAATACACATTACATCGTTGGTTCTTCCATCGGTCCGCACCCGTTTCCTACCATCGTGAGAGACTTTCAATCTGTAATCGGTATCGAATCCAGAAAACAATTTAAAAAAGTGAACGGTAAACTTCCAAACGCTGTGATCGCTTGTGTCGGTGGCGGTTCGAACGCTATCGGTATGTTTTACGGCTTCTTAAAGGATAGGAAGGTAAAGCTTTACGGTGTGGAAGCCGGAGGTTATTCTACCGAACCGGGATATCATTCTGCAACGATCCAATTCGGTAGAACCGGATTTTTACACGGAACTAAAACGTTGGTAATCCAAGATGAATTTGGGCAAATCGTTCCGGCTCATTCCGTATCTGCAGGTTTGGATTATCCTGGGGTCGGTCCGGAACACGCTTATTTTCATAAAAGCGGGAGAGTGACTTACGAAAACGTGGATGATGAAGGTGCTTTAGATTCTTTTCTTGAGGTATGTCAGATCGAAGGGATTATTCCTGCATTAGAAACCGCTCATGCGTTTCGTTTTGCAAAAGACCTGGCGAAATCGATGGGGAAAAAAGAAGACATTCTCATCTGCCTTTCCGGAAGAGGGGATAAGGACGTTGCCGAGGTCGCAAGACTTAGAAAAGGAGAATTTTCTTGA
- a CDS encoding proline--tRNA ligase, protein MKASKYILPTEKENPADAVVASHRLMIRAGLARKSSAGLYFYLPLGLKILQKIKQIVREEMNETGALEFDLPILTPSDFWEQSGRWTAMGKEMFRIKDRHDLSYALGPTHEESFSFLLKPLLKSYKDLPVNVYQIQTKFRDEIRPRFGVIRSKEFIMKDAYSFHIDDVSLDETYQAMRVAYRKIFDRCGLKTIPVQADSGSMGGSASEEFMVVSPIGEETLLLCNSCGYSSNSEKTPLVLKKGNAPAKLSEKKEISTPGKKAIAEVSAFLGIPESETIKAIALKSDKKKILVFLRGDLELNLHKLHSLLRITDSEPMTDVEIRELGLTPGFISPISANDKIKVLYDRSLQKDFPYVVGSSREDFHTQGFILEKEVPGLPEFADVALAREGDLCPNCNSPLKAEKGIEVGHIFKLGEKYTKAFGIQVLDQNGKSRILTMGCYGIGVNRTMATVIEQCNDEKGIFWPISIAPFEVTLVSITKGEEQYFKAEEFYNVLKNEGIEVFWDDRDVGPGFKLKDSELIGFPIRVTIGKKFFENGEISIYNRKKDKEESFVFAGFENLIARVKFLRQELFAELE, encoded by the coding sequence ATGAAGGCATCGAAATATATTCTTCCCACAGAAAAGGAAAATCCAGCGGATGCGGTCGTTGCATCCCATCGCCTTATGATCCGCGCGGGTCTTGCACGCAAGTCCTCCGCAGGTCTTTACTTTTATCTTCCACTCGGCCTTAAAATTCTCCAAAAGATCAAACAGATCGTTCGTGAAGAGATGAACGAAACGGGAGCTTTGGAGTTCGATCTTCCTATTTTGACTCCTTCGGATTTTTGGGAACAAAGCGGTCGATGGACCGCGATGGGAAAAGAAATGTTCCGTATCAAAGATAGACACGATCTTTCTTATGCTCTCGGTCCCACACACGAGGAATCCTTCAGTTTTTTATTAAAACCTCTTTTGAAATCGTATAAGGATCTTCCGGTTAACGTCTATCAAATCCAAACTAAATTCCGAGACGAAATTCGTCCTCGTTTCGGCGTGATCCGCTCTAAAGAGTTTATTATGAAAGATGCATATTCCTTTCATATCGACGATGTTTCTCTCGACGAAACGTATCAAGCGATGCGGGTTGCTTACAGAAAAATTTTCGATCGCTGCGGTCTCAAGACGATTCCAGTGCAGGCGGATTCCGGAAGTATGGGAGGCTCTGCGTCGGAAGAGTTTATGGTGGTTTCTCCGATTGGAGAAGAAACGTTGCTTTTGTGTAATTCTTGCGGTTATAGTTCCAATAGCGAAAAAACTCCTCTTGTATTAAAAAAAGGAAATGCACCAGCGAAACTTTCCGAAAAGAAAGAAATTTCCACACCAGGAAAAAAGGCGATTGCCGAGGTCAGCGCTTTTTTGGGAATTCCCGAATCCGAAACGATCAAAGCGATCGCGCTCAAATCGGATAAGAAAAAGATTCTTGTGTTCTTACGCGGGGATTTGGAACTCAATCTTCATAAACTACATTCTCTTCTCCGAATTACGGACTCGGAGCCGATGACCGATGTGGAAATTCGGGAGCTTGGGTTGACTCCGGGTTTTATTTCTCCGATTTCTGCGAACGACAAGATAAAGGTATTATACGATCGTTCTCTTCAAAAAGATTTTCCTTACGTAGTCGGTTCGTCTAGGGAAGATTTTCATACCCAAGGTTTTATTTTGGAAAAGGAAGTTCCCGGTCTTCCGGAATTTGCGGATGTCGCATTGGCAAGAGAGGGAGATCTTTGTCCGAATTGTAATTCTCCTTTAAAGGCCGAGAAAGGGATCGAGGTCGGTCATATATTCAAACTAGGAGAAAAATACACAAAGGCTTTCGGGATTCAGGTTTTGGATCAAAACGGAAAATCCAGGATTCTTACCATGGGTTGTTACGGAATCGGTGTTAACAGAACCATGGCTACCGTCATCGAGCAGTGCAACGACGAAAAAGGGATTTTCTGGCCGATCAGCATCGCTCCGTTCGAAGTTACACTCGTGAGTATTACAAAAGGCGAGGAACAATATTTCAAAGCAGAAGAATTTTATAATGTTCTAAAGAACGAAGGAATTGAAGTTTTTTGGGACGACCGGGATGTGGGTCCTGGTTTTAAACTCAAGGATTCCGAACTGATCGGTTTTCCGATTCGAGTAACGATTGGTAAAAAATTCTTCGAAAACGGAGAGATTTCGATCTACAATCGTAAAAAAGACAAGGAAGAATCCTTTGTCTTTGCCGGATTTGAGAATCTAATTGCAAGGGTAAAATTTCTGCGTCAGGAACTTTTCGCAGAATTGGAGTAG
- a CDS encoding site-2 protease family protein: MLIMILGAVFMLAISIFIHELGHLLCGMLVGVKARIFSIGYGRGIWKKKVGETTYQITAIPVGGYVLFKGDDYGGEVKGEPGELLSTPPLKRMIPVLGGPLFNLFLGFGILLILNFIGHNPPGNRIFIDPADQEFSAAYQSGLRTGDRILNIDGNQIEKFEDIVTNVGLSSGNALKILGERDGQKMEWSVIPRIVYNPKRSSGIPTIGVEPFGERRVVATFSYPEQFQHWLSSRLDRSHEAENYYQERLKKAVEGRDIPAEVLLEKEREEKENLLRSRALNYLNDGDVIQTVNGKAVSTVGELQRILGEYQNRTVTIVADRKTYPLVNPWSTEIVSVEIPVLGANILEFKNIRDQKFPELNLESYQFASYDPELGHKLLNLAVDGKMFPSFEELLVYIKTKNGKTVTVDVGNLKLEAEPKVRPIGLLGFRPNMKFNPEPMQRELGFVESFIVAGKDVYENVEITLKGIGMLFSGILSVKDSLSGPVGIVSYAGISLEIGWETYLEFVARISIALMIMNLLPIPMADGGHIVLYAYEAITGRPLPGRVIESIFRIGFLFLLGLGLYVTFNDVMRIF; encoded by the coding sequence ATGTTAATTATGATATTAGGCGCAGTGTTTATGCTGGCCATTTCTATTTTTATTCACGAGTTAGGTCATCTTCTTTGCGGGATGCTCGTAGGGGTTAAGGCTAGAATTTTTTCGATCGGTTACGGTAGAGGAATCTGGAAAAAAAAGGTGGGCGAGACCACGTATCAGATCACTGCGATTCCCGTCGGAGGATACGTTTTATTCAAAGGAGATGACTACGGTGGAGAAGTAAAGGGAGAACCTGGTGAACTTCTTTCCACTCCACCTTTGAAGAGAATGATTCCGGTGCTCGGAGGTCCTCTTTTTAACTTATTTTTGGGATTTGGAATATTATTAATTTTGAATTTTATAGGCCACAATCCTCCGGGAAACCGGATTTTTATCGATCCGGCTGACCAGGAATTTTCCGCCGCATACCAATCGGGTCTCAGAACGGGGGATCGTATCCTAAATATAGACGGTAATCAAATTGAAAAATTTGAAGACATAGTGACTAACGTGGGATTGTCTTCCGGGAATGCTCTCAAAATTTTGGGTGAGCGCGATGGGCAAAAGATGGAATGGAGTGTAATTCCTCGGATCGTTTATAACCCGAAACGTTCTTCCGGAATTCCGACGATTGGTGTGGAGCCCTTCGGAGAAAGAAGGGTCGTTGCGACCTTCAGTTATCCGGAACAGTTTCAGCATTGGTTATCTTCTCGTTTGGATAGGTCTCACGAAGCGGAAAATTACTACCAGGAACGTTTGAAAAAGGCTGTCGAAGGAAGGGACATCCCCGCCGAAGTTCTGCTCGAAAAAGAAAGAGAGGAGAAGGAAAATCTGCTTCGTTCTAGAGCGTTGAACTATCTCAACGACGGAGACGTGATTCAAACCGTGAACGGTAAGGCCGTTTCCACTGTGGGGGAACTTCAAAGGATCCTTGGGGAATATCAAAACCGAACTGTGACAATTGTTGCGGATCGAAAAACATATCCTCTCGTAAATCCTTGGTCCACGGAAATTGTTTCCGTGGAAATTCCGGTTTTAGGGGCTAATATATTAGAATTTAAGAATATTCGGGATCAGAAATTTCCCGAATTGAATTTGGAATCTTACCAGTTTGCGAGTTACGATCCCGAACTCGGTCATAAACTACTCAACCTGGCAGTGGACGGAAAAATGTTTCCTAGTTTTGAAGAACTTCTCGTTTATATTAAAACGAAGAATGGAAAAACCGTTACAGTCGATGTGGGGAATCTTAAGTTGGAAGCCGAGCCGAAAGTTCGTCCAATCGGGCTCCTCGGGTTTAGACCCAACATGAAATTCAATCCGGAACCGATGCAGAGAGAACTAGGCTTTGTGGAATCTTTCATCGTTGCGGGAAAAGACGTTTATGAAAATGTGGAAATCACTCTCAAAGGAATCGGGATGTTGTTTTCGGGAATCCTTTCCGTAAAGGATAGTCTTTCTGGACCTGTGGGGATTGTATCGTATGCAGGAATCAGTTTGGAGATCGGCTGGGAAACCTATCTTGAGTTTGTCGCAAGGATCTCAATCGCTTTGATGATTATGAATTTACTTCCTATTCCGATGGCCGACGGTGGGCATATCGTATTGTATGCATATGAAGCGATCACCGGAAGACCTCTTCCCGGTAGAGTAATCGAGTCCATCTTCCGAATCGGATTTTTGTTTTTACTCGGGCTCGGACTCTACGTCACCTTCAACGATGTAATGCGAATTTTCTAA